From Argopecten irradians isolate NY chromosome 2, Ai_NY, whole genome shotgun sequence, the proteins below share one genomic window:
- the LOC138316941 gene encoding uncharacterized protein — protein sequence MAASSMERAIKSVFDRYFPLNEMKSHQMEVISHIMNKKDVFCLLPTGYGKSMTFIMVPLLLNELNPEKKHTAVVISPLKALMADQAEQLRQKGIKTAVLVETTQLNDVKDSDPSIIFASPEAAILPKWTRILREHLQKRICLLAFDEAHCISSWGLDFRPSYRQVAVLQSYFDVPTLVLTATATRMI from the exons ATGGCGGCCAGCAGCATGGAGCGAGCGATAAAATCAGTGTTTGATCGATATTTTCCTCTTAATGAAATGAAATCCCATCAAATGGAAGTCATCAGCCACATTATGAACAAGAAGGACGTGTTCTGTTTGCTACCTACGGGGTATGGAAAGTCCATGACTTTTATTATGGTGCCACTTCTTTTGAATGAG TTGAATCCAGAAAAGAAACACACAGCTGTTGTGATATCACCCCTAAAGGCACTAATGGCAGATCAGGCAGAGCAGCTGAGGCAGAAAGGGATTAAAACAGCAGTACTTGTCGAGACGACACAGTTAAATG ATGTAAAAGACTCTGATCCCAGCATCATATTTGCATCACCAGAGGCTGCCATTTTACCAAAGTGGACAAGGATTCTGCGCGAGCATTTACAGAAAAGAATTTGTCTCTTGGCTTTTGATGAAGCACATTGTATTTCATCCTG GGGTCTTGATTTTCGACCTAGTTACAGACAGGTAGCAGTGTTGCAAAGCTACTTTGATGTCCCCACTCTGGTACTGACAGCTACTGCCACAAGGATGATTTAA